In Phaeobacter gallaeciensis DSM 26640, a genomic segment contains:
- a CDS encoding ABC transporter ATP-binding protein, translating into MTALQLTNVCKSFGPVEVLKDINLTVEDGEFVVFVGPSGCGKSTLLRVISGLEDATGGEITIGGQTVTTTPPAKRGIAMVFQSYALYPHLTVRENMALALKQERQSKEEINARVAEASRMLSLEDYLDRRPSELSGGQRQRVAIGRAVVREPKLFLFDEPLSNLDAALRMNTRLEIARLHRQLSASMIYVTHDQIEAMTLADKIVVLRDGRIEQVGTPMELYNNPANRFVAEFIGAPAMNFVPAQRLGGSSGQFIGIRPEYARISPDGPLAGEVIHVEKLGGDTNILVDMGEDLTFTARLFGQHDTNVGEILQFDFNPANCLTFDANGQRI; encoded by the coding sequence ATGACCGCCCTACAGCTTACCAATGTCTGCAAATCATTCGGCCCGGTCGAGGTTCTGAAAGACATCAACCTCACTGTTGAAGATGGCGAATTCGTGGTCTTCGTCGGCCCCTCGGGCTGCGGCAAATCCACCCTGCTGCGGGTCATCTCCGGGCTGGAGGATGCCACAGGCGGCGAAATCACCATCGGTGGACAGACCGTCACCACCACGCCCCCCGCCAAGCGCGGCATTGCCATGGTGTTCCAGTCCTATGCGCTCTATCCGCATCTCACCGTGCGCGAAAACATGGCGCTGGCCCTGAAACAGGAACGCCAGTCCAAAGAAGAAATCAACGCCCGCGTCGCCGAAGCCAGCCGCATGTTGTCGCTGGAAGACTATCTAGACCGCCGCCCCTCGGAACTCTCCGGCGGGCAACGCCAGCGCGTCGCCATTGGCCGCGCTGTGGTGCGTGAGCCGAAGCTGTTCCTGTTTGACGAACCGCTCTCCAATCTGGATGCCGCCCTGCGCATGAACACACGGCTGGAAATCGCCCGGCTGCACCGGCAGCTGTCAGCCAGCATGATCTACGTGACCCACGACCAGATCGAGGCGATGACCCTCGCCGATAAAATCGTGGTGCTGCGCGATGGCCGGATCGAACAGGTCGGCACGCCGATGGAACTCTACAACAACCCCGCCAACCGCTTTGTGGCGGAATTCATCGGCGCACCTGCGATGAACTTTGTTCCGGCGCAGCGCCTGGGTGGCAGCAGCGGCCAATTCATTGGCATTCGCCCGGAATACGCGCGCATCAGTCCCGACGGCCCCCTCGCGGGGGAAGTGATTCACGTGGAAAAGCTCGGCGGCGACACCAATATCCTCGTCGATATGGGCGAAGACCTCACCTTTACTGCACGTCTCTTTGGTCAGCATGACACCAATGTGGGTGAGATCCTGCAGTTTGATTTCAACCCGGCCAACTGTCTCACCTTCGATGCGAACGGTCAGCGCATCTGA
- the pgi gene encoding glucose-6-phosphate isomerase: protein MTQTWQLLAQHRARTADTTLLSLFDAPDRFQRFSAETDSLLLDYSKTALDATALSLLERLTAEAGLADRISQMFRGEKINTTENRAVLHTALRAQSDTPILVDDEDILPPVRQTLQQMESFAEALRDGTLRSSTGAKFTDVINIGIGGSDLGPAMATLALAPYHDGPRCHFVSNVDGAHIADTLTGLDPQTTLVIIASKTFTTIETMTNARTALDWLRAAVGENTSAHLAAVSTAQDKTAAFGIAPERVFGFADWVGGRYSLWGPVGLPIMIAIGAENFRQFLSGAAAMDTHFRTASFRENLPVMLAMTGIWHHNICGYDSRAILPYDQRLARFPAYLQQLDMESNGKSVALDGSPLPRASGPVVWGEPGTNGQHAFYQLLHQGTRVVPAEFLIAAKAHEEDLTHHHQLLVSNCLAQSEALMLGRSHTDARAIAAKRGFTGEVLEQMAGHLSFAGNRPSVTLAYPKLTPFVLGQLIALYEHRVLVEGVIWGLNSFDQWGVELGKELAVSLLPLVDGSAPPEAYEAKDGSTRGLLSKLT, encoded by the coding sequence ATGACGCAGACCTGGCAACTTCTGGCACAACACCGGGCACGGACTGCCGATACCACGCTGCTCTCGCTCTTTGACGCGCCTGACCGGTTTCAGCGTTTCTCTGCCGAAACCGACAGCCTGCTCTTGGATTATTCCAAAACCGCACTCGACGCCACCGCGCTCTCGCTGCTGGAGCGCCTCACCGCCGAGGCGGGCCTCGCGGATCGCATCAGCCAGATGTTCCGTGGCGAGAAGATCAACACCACCGAAAACCGCGCTGTACTGCACACTGCCCTGCGGGCCCAGTCTGACACGCCAATCCTGGTCGACGACGAGGACATCCTGCCGCCCGTGCGTCAGACGCTGCAACAGATGGAGAGCTTCGCCGAGGCACTGCGCGATGGCACCCTACGCTCCAGCACCGGGGCAAAATTCACCGATGTGATCAACATTGGCATTGGCGGTTCCGACCTTGGCCCGGCTATGGCGACGCTGGCGCTCGCCCCGTACCATGACGGACCGCGCTGCCATTTTGTGTCCAACGTCGATGGCGCCCATATTGCCGACACGCTGACGGGACTGGACCCGCAGACCACATTGGTCATCATCGCGTCCAAGACTTTCACCACCATTGAGACCATGACCAACGCCCGCACCGCGCTGGACTGGCTGCGCGCCGCAGTGGGGGAAAATACCTCCGCCCATCTGGCCGCCGTCTCCACCGCGCAGGACAAAACCGCCGCCTTTGGCATTGCCCCCGAACGGGTCTTCGGCTTTGCCGACTGGGTGGGCGGGCGCTACTCGCTCTGGGGGCCGGTGGGGCTGCCGATCATGATCGCCATTGGGGCGGAGAATTTCCGTCAGTTCCTGTCCGGTGCCGCTGCGATGGATACGCATTTCCGCACCGCGTCCTTCCGCGAGAACCTGCCGGTTATGCTCGCCATGACCGGCATCTGGCACCACAATATCTGCGGCTACGACAGCCGCGCCATCCTGCCTTACGACCAGCGTCTGGCCCGCTTCCCCGCCTATCTCCAGCAGCTGGATATGGAAAGCAACGGCAAGAGCGTTGCCCTCGACGGCAGCCCCCTGCCCCGCGCCTCAGGCCCGGTTGTCTGGGGTGAACCCGGCACCAACGGCCAGCACGCTTTCTACCAGCTGCTGCATCAGGGTACCCGCGTGGTGCCTGCCGAATTCCTCATCGCCGCCAAGGCCCATGAAGAGGATCTGACCCACCACCATCAATTGCTGGTCTCCAACTGCCTCGCCCAGTCCGAGGCGCTGATGCTGGGCCGCTCGCACACAGACGCCCGCGCCATCGCCGCCAAACGCGGCTTTACCGGCGAGGTCTTGGAACAGATGGCAGGGCACCTGTCCTTTGCTGGCAATCGCCCCTCTGTGACCCTCGCCTATCCGAAACTGACGCCCTTTGTGCTCGGTCAGCTGATTGCGCTTTATGAACACCGCGTCCTTGTAGAAGGGGTGATCTGGGGGCTGAATTCCTTTGATCAATGGGGCGTCGAACTGGGCAAGGAGCTGGCCGTCAGCTTGCTGCCGCTGGTCGATGGCTCCGCCCCGCCCGAGGCTTATGAGGCCAAAGACGGCTCCACTCGAGGCCTGCTGTCTAAACTCACCTGA